A region of Pseudarthrobacter sp. NIBRBAC000502770 DNA encodes the following proteins:
- a CDS encoding SRPBCC domain-containing protein has translation MTQQLRVLSAVTENAGQAFAALFRLLKLARPDRPIHPAGLGLSGTVARTGNPGGPSGIAWLDSPGTDQVVARFSRSVGLPQRLPDILGLALRVSPSGDAAAGPADVLFASTGWGLPGRYILMPRLDVAGAALTTLMPYRGGRGPVLLGLRTRGLPPGSLASGEWVLGLHWTTPGGRWQECGEVRLQAGASPTDIPLRFDPLEHQPPGAQAYAWTRRLRKPSYRAARRAAPPAVGRPTEPGHPADPSAGGQGSTTATGRNPMSTVSQLFKSPSADVWRVIADGWLYSGWVVGASRIRDVDAEWPRVGANLHHSVGAWPLVIDDSSRVTAVEPGRSLELVARGWPMGEAKVEITLEDRGAQCLVTIAEDAIHGPGKLMPKVLRDPIISARNRESLRRLELMAIGGAGK, from the coding sequence ATGACCCAGCAGCTGCGCGTTCTCTCCGCCGTCACCGAAAATGCCGGCCAGGCTTTCGCTGCCCTCTTCCGGCTCCTGAAGCTGGCCAGGCCTGACCGGCCCATCCATCCCGCAGGACTGGGGCTGTCCGGAACTGTGGCCAGGACCGGAAACCCGGGCGGCCCCAGCGGCATCGCCTGGCTGGACTCGCCGGGTACCGACCAGGTGGTGGCCCGCTTTTCCCGGTCCGTGGGGCTGCCGCAGCGCCTGCCGGACATTTTGGGCCTGGCCCTCCGGGTTTCCCCGTCCGGCGATGCTGCTGCCGGCCCTGCTGATGTCCTGTTTGCCTCCACCGGCTGGGGTCTGCCTGGCCGGTACATCCTGATGCCGCGGCTTGATGTGGCAGGAGCCGCCCTGACCACGCTGATGCCGTACCGGGGAGGCCGGGGCCCCGTCCTGCTGGGCCTGCGGACGCGGGGCCTTCCGCCGGGTTCGCTTGCGTCCGGGGAATGGGTGCTGGGGCTGCACTGGACCACTCCGGGCGGCCGGTGGCAGGAATGCGGTGAGGTGCGGCTGCAGGCCGGTGCCAGCCCCACGGATATCCCGCTGCGTTTCGATCCCCTGGAGCACCAGCCGCCCGGCGCGCAGGCCTACGCATGGACCCGGCGCCTGCGGAAGCCGTCCTATCGGGCCGCCCGCCGGGCCGCACCTCCCGCCGTCGGTCGCCCCACCGAGCCTGGACATCCCGCGGACCCCTCCGCAGGGGGCCAGGGAAGCACCACCGCAACCGGAAGGAACCCCATGTCCACCGTCTCGCAGCTGTTCAAGTCCCCCTCTGCCGACGTCTGGCGCGTCATCGCCGACGGCTGGCTGTACTCGGGCTGGGTGGTGGGTGCCTCCCGGATCAGGGATGTGGACGCCGAATGGCCCCGGGTTGGAGCCAACCTCCACCACTCGGTGGGCGCCTGGCCGCTGGTGATCGACGACAGCTCCCGCGTGACCGCCGTCGAGCCCGGCCGCTCGCTGGAACTCGTGGCGCGGGGCTGGCCCATGGGCGAGGCCAAAGTGGAAATCACGCTGGAGGACAGGGGCGCCCAATGCCTGGTGACCATTGCCGAAGATGCCATCCACGGGCCCGGCAAGCTCATGCCCAAGGTTCTGCGCGATCCCATCATTTCGGCCCGGAACCGGGAAAGCCTGCGCCGGCTGGAGCTCATGGCCATCGGGGGCGCCGGGAAATAG
- a CDS encoding FAD-dependent oxidoreductase, with the protein MSSSTTVGSAARPLRVAVVGSGPAGVYAADILTKSEAVKSGELTVSIDLFDRYPAPYGLIRYGVAPDHPRIKGIVNALHKVLDRGDIRFFGNVDYGTDLTIEDLRKHYDAVIFATGAIKDADLNIPGVELEGSFGGADFVSWYDGHPDVPREWPLDAKEIAVIGNGNVALDVARVLSKHADDLLVTEIPDNVYAGLKASPVTDVHVFGRRGPAQVKFTPLELRELSHSKDVDIILYAEDFEFDEESDRQIQTNNQTKTMVGTLTNWIAEQPEDLSELKASRRLHLHFLHSPVEIYDDAETPGKVAGIKFERTELDGTGNARGTGEYVDYPVQAVYRAIGYFGSALPDVEFDHKKGVVTNDGGRVLDASGQHVPGLYATGWIKRGPVGLIGHTKGDALETVTYLLEDRDNLPVAAAPAEDAVTELLDARGVKFTSWEGWLALDAHELALGAAATEAGGSHGVEVKRERVKVVPREDMVSISRDGVAAQV; encoded by the coding sequence GTGTCATCCAGCACTACCGTAGGATCTGCTGCGCGTCCGCTGCGCGTCGCCGTCGTGGGCTCCGGCCCGGCCGGTGTCTACGCCGCCGACATCCTCACCAAGAGCGAAGCCGTCAAGAGCGGCGAGCTGACCGTCAGCATCGACCTCTTTGACCGCTACCCGGCACCCTACGGCCTGATCCGCTACGGCGTGGCCCCGGACCACCCCCGCATCAAGGGCATCGTCAACGCCCTGCACAAGGTGCTGGACCGCGGCGACATCCGCTTCTTCGGCAACGTGGACTACGGGACGGACCTCACCATTGAGGACCTCCGCAAGCACTACGACGCCGTCATCTTCGCCACCGGCGCCATCAAGGACGCGGACCTGAACATTCCCGGCGTCGAACTGGAAGGCTCCTTCGGCGGCGCCGACTTCGTCTCCTGGTACGACGGCCACCCGGACGTCCCGCGCGAATGGCCGCTGGACGCCAAGGAAATCGCCGTGATTGGCAACGGCAACGTGGCCCTGGACGTGGCCCGCGTCCTGTCCAAGCACGCCGATGACCTGCTGGTCACCGAAATCCCCGACAACGTCTACGCCGGACTGAAGGCATCACCCGTCACGGACGTGCATGTCTTCGGCCGCCGTGGCCCGGCCCAGGTCAAGTTCACCCCGCTGGAGCTGCGCGAGCTGTCCCACTCCAAGGACGTGGACATCATCCTGTACGCGGAGGACTTCGAGTTCGACGAGGAATCCGACCGCCAGATCCAGACCAACAACCAGACCAAGACCATGGTGGGCACGCTCACCAACTGGATCGCCGAGCAGCCCGAGGACCTCTCCGAGCTCAAGGCTTCCCGCCGCCTGCACCTGCACTTCCTGCACAGCCCGGTGGAGATCTATGACGACGCCGAGACTCCCGGCAAGGTGGCAGGCATCAAGTTCGAGCGGACCGAGCTGGACGGCACGGGCAACGCCCGCGGCACCGGCGAGTACGTGGACTACCCGGTCCAGGCCGTGTACCGCGCCATCGGCTACTTCGGTTCCGCGCTGCCGGACGTTGAGTTCGACCACAAGAAGGGCGTCGTCACGAACGACGGCGGCCGCGTCCTGGATGCGTCCGGCCAGCATGTGCCGGGTCTCTACGCCACCGGCTGGATCAAGCGCGGACCGGTAGGCCTGATCGGCCACACCAAGGGTGACGCCCTGGAGACGGTTACGTACCTGCTGGAAGACCGCGACAACCTTCCTGTTGCAGCGGCACCCGCAGAGGACGCCGTCACCGAACTCCTCGACGCCCGCGGCGTGAAGTTCACCAGCTGGGAAGGCTGGCTGGCACTGGACGCCCACGAGCTGGCCCTCGGCGCTGCGGCGACCGAGGCCGGGGGATCGCACGGCGTGGAGGTTAAGCGTGAGCGCGTCAAGGTGGTGCCGCGCGAGGATATGGTTTCCATTTCCCGTGACGGTGTCGCCGCGCAGGTCTAG
- the cobA gene encoding uroporphyrinogen-III C-methyltransferase, with amino-acid sequence MAIQDIYPTALRLLGRSVLVVGGGPVAARRAKGLLDAGALVTVVAPVASPALLEMADAGLVTWEARPYRSSDVDGVWFIQTATGAPEVDAQVSADAEAQRVWCVNASNHEASAAWTPAVAVVDDVKIAVNAGGDPRRAMAVRDAVATALETGDLPLRRRRAHRGSVALVGGGPGDTGLITVRGRRLLGQADVVVADRLGPRELLKELAPDVRVIEVGKTPGHHPVPQAEINRILVEEALKGHRVVRLKGGDPYVLGRGGEEAEYCRQRGVEVEVVSGVTSAISVPAAAGIPVTHRGLAKGFSVVTGHEELSEVPARADHTIVLLMGVGQLRESASALGEAGLPQDTPVGIVENGYLPDQRVTIGTLGSIADQAQAAGVANPAVIVIGDVVRVSPFAPSHFKTADYSTTTPNSPRKTVLTT; translated from the coding sequence ATGGCAATTCAGGACATTTACCCCACGGCGCTGCGGCTGCTCGGCCGCTCCGTGCTGGTGGTGGGCGGCGGGCCCGTCGCTGCCCGCCGCGCCAAGGGCCTGCTCGACGCCGGTGCCCTGGTCACCGTCGTGGCCCCGGTTGCCTCGCCCGCGCTGCTGGAGATGGCCGACGCCGGCCTGGTCACCTGGGAAGCGCGGCCCTACCGCTCCAGCGACGTGGACGGCGTCTGGTTCATCCAGACGGCCACGGGCGCACCCGAAGTGGACGCCCAGGTATCGGCCGACGCCGAGGCACAGCGGGTTTGGTGCGTCAACGCCTCCAACCACGAAGCTTCCGCCGCCTGGACCCCCGCCGTCGCCGTGGTGGACGACGTCAAAATCGCCGTCAACGCCGGGGGAGACCCGCGCCGTGCCATGGCGGTACGGGACGCCGTCGCCACCGCCCTCGAAACCGGGGACCTGCCGCTGCGCCGCCGCCGAGCGCACCGCGGTTCCGTCGCCCTCGTCGGTGGCGGCCCCGGCGATACCGGCCTCATCACCGTCCGTGGCCGCCGGCTCCTGGGCCAGGCCGACGTCGTCGTCGCCGACCGCCTGGGCCCCCGCGAACTCCTGAAGGAACTCGCCCCGGACGTCCGCGTCATCGAGGTGGGCAAGACCCCCGGCCACCACCCCGTGCCGCAGGCGGAAATCAACCGGATCCTCGTGGAGGAAGCACTCAAGGGCCATCGGGTGGTGCGGCTCAAGGGCGGCGACCCGTACGTGCTGGGACGCGGCGGCGAGGAAGCCGAGTACTGCAGGCAGCGCGGCGTCGAGGTCGAGGTGGTCTCCGGCGTTACGTCCGCGATCTCCGTTCCCGCAGCCGCAGGCATTCCCGTCACCCACCGGGGCCTGGCCAAGGGCTTCAGCGTGGTCACCGGCCACGAGGAACTCTCCGAGGTTCCGGCCCGCGCAGACCACACCATTGTCCTGCTGATGGGCGTGGGCCAACTGCGGGAATCGGCGTCCGCGCTGGGCGAAGCCGGCCTGCCGCAGGACACCCCGGTTGGTATCGTGGAAAACGGCTATTTGCCGGACCAGCGCGTCACTATCGGCACGCTCGGTTCCATCGCCGACCAGGCCCAGGCGGCCGGCGTCGCAAATCCTGCCGTGATTGTCATCGGTGACGTGGTGCGCGTGAGCCCGTTCGCGCCGTCGCACTTCAAAACCGCTGACTACAGCACCACCACCCCGAACAGCCCCCGCAAGACCGTCCTCACCACCTGA
- a CDS encoding ABC transporter permease has protein sequence MPSKFLPGSAPVVEPDETKTREHVHAALTRTSTGKEDLRELESGLDSLQSDADRTHRIDWSRVLLPVAALVVLVLAWQFYVSLGVKRRDLVPGPLDVLGQLGVLWGDGKLQESVWTSLQRGVIGFLISVAIATPVGLLLAQVAPLRRAFGPLISGLQVLPSVAWVPAAIIWFGLTDATVYFVVFMGAIPSIINGLISGVDQIPPQYRRVGTVLGASRLQMALQIVLPAALPGYLGGLKQGWAFSWRSLMAAEIIAVGGTIGFGLGSLLDQGRTLSDMGVVMAAILLILAVGILIELLVFGPIEKRLLRRRGLLAGSTR, from the coding sequence ATGCCAAGTAAGTTCCTACCCGGCTCCGCGCCGGTGGTTGAGCCTGACGAAACCAAAACCCGCGAGCACGTACATGCCGCCTTGACGCGCACCTCCACCGGCAAAGAGGACCTCCGGGAGCTGGAGTCCGGCCTTGATTCCCTGCAGTCCGACGCCGACCGGACGCACCGGATCGACTGGAGCCGCGTCCTCCTGCCCGTGGCTGCCCTGGTGGTCCTGGTGCTGGCCTGGCAGTTCTACGTCTCGCTGGGCGTCAAGCGCCGCGACCTGGTGCCCGGGCCGCTGGATGTCCTCGGTCAGCTGGGCGTTCTCTGGGGCGACGGCAAGCTGCAGGAGTCCGTCTGGACGTCACTGCAGCGCGGCGTGATCGGGTTCCTGATCTCGGTTGCCATTGCCACTCCCGTCGGTTTGCTGCTGGCCCAGGTGGCGCCGCTGCGGCGCGCTTTCGGCCCCCTCATCTCCGGACTGCAGGTGCTGCCCTCCGTGGCGTGGGTTCCCGCAGCCATCATCTGGTTCGGCCTCACCGACGCCACCGTGTATTTCGTGGTGTTCATGGGCGCCATCCCGTCCATCATCAACGGCCTCATCTCCGGCGTGGACCAAATCCCGCCGCAATACCGGCGCGTGGGGACCGTGCTCGGAGCCTCCCGGCTGCAGATGGCACTGCAGATTGTCCTTCCGGCCGCACTGCCGGGCTACCTCGGCGGCCTGAAGCAGGGCTGGGCCTTCTCCTGGCGCTCCCTTATGGCCGCAGAAATCATCGCGGTGGGCGGCACCATCGGCTTTGGCCTGGGCTCGCTGCTGGACCAGGGCCGGACCCTGTCCGACATGGGCGTGGTCATGGCCGCCATCCTGCTGATCCTCGCGGTCGGCATCCTGATTGAGCTGCTGGTATTCGGGCCCATCGAGAAGCGGCTCCTGCGCCGCCGGGGCCTGCTGGCCGGCAGCACCCGCTGA
- a CDS encoding ABC transporter ATP-binding protein — translation MPVVLEHLGKRFGDGAPVLDDVNANIKQGEFVALLGASGCGKSTLLNIIAGLEAPTSGALEVPSDGAAFMFQDAALFPWLTARENIELALKLRGVGKAERRTKAQELLELVHLGAAGDKRPHELSGGMRQRVSLARSLAQDRQLLLMDEPFAALDAITRDLLHDELERIWKETGRTIVFVTHNVREAVRLGQRVLLLSSRPGRVVQEWAVTEEHRTDAGLAGQLTGVITARLREEIRRHAK, via the coding sequence ATGCCAGTCGTACTGGAACACCTGGGCAAGCGCTTCGGCGACGGCGCCCCGGTACTGGACGACGTCAACGCCAACATCAAGCAGGGCGAGTTCGTCGCCCTCCTTGGTGCCTCCGGCTGCGGCAAATCCACCCTCCTGAACATCATCGCGGGACTGGAAGCGCCGACGTCGGGCGCCCTGGAAGTGCCCAGCGACGGCGCCGCCTTCATGTTCCAGGACGCCGCACTGTTTCCCTGGCTGACCGCGCGGGAGAACATCGAACTGGCCCTGAAGCTGCGTGGCGTGGGCAAGGCCGAACGCCGCACCAAGGCCCAGGAGCTCCTCGAACTGGTGCACCTGGGCGCCGCCGGGGACAAGCGCCCGCACGAGCTCTCCGGCGGCATGCGCCAGCGCGTGTCCCTGGCCCGCTCCCTGGCCCAGGACCGGCAGCTGCTGCTCATGGACGAGCCGTTCGCCGCGCTCGACGCCATCACCCGCGACCTGCTGCACGATGAGCTGGAACGGATTTGGAAGGAAACCGGGCGCACCATCGTCTTCGTCACCCACAACGTCCGCGAGGCCGTCCGGCTGGGCCAGCGCGTCCTGCTGCTGTCCTCCCGCCCCGGCCGCGTGGTCCAGGAATGGGCCGTCACCGAGGAACACCGAACCGACGCCGGGCTCGCCGGCCAGCTGACCGGGGTCATCACCGCCCGGCTGCGGGAGGAGATTCGCCGCCATGCCAAGTAA
- a CDS encoding ABC transporter substrate-binding protein, translating to MTRIVAGESAVPTRRRAVEAALAIGLVLLIAVGAIVASNISRNTGAQAAEPAPAAELKLGYFGNVTHAPALVGVKKGFLADALGGTKLSTETFNAGPAAIEALNAGAIDAAYIGPNPAINSFAKSQGQSVRVIAGAAAGGAQLVVKPGITSAADLRGKTLATPQLGGTQDVALRAWLAKQGYKTNVDGSGDVAINPTDNAQTLKLFQDGKLDGAWLPEPWASRLVLQAGAKVLVDEKDLWDGSATGKPGEFPTTVLIVNQKFAADHPDTVRALLAGHAKSVAWLNAAPADEKAALINEALQESAGAALPADVLNRSLANITFTLDPLAGSYPKLLQDGIDAGTTKKADINGLFDLSALNQVTGGGKISAAGLGQD from the coding sequence ATGACCCGCATCGTGGCAGGCGAAAGCGCGGTCCCAACGCGCAGGCGCGCCGTCGAGGCTGCCCTGGCCATAGGGCTGGTCCTGCTGATCGCTGTCGGGGCCATTGTTGCCTCCAACATCTCCCGCAACACTGGGGCGCAGGCCGCCGAGCCCGCCCCGGCAGCAGAGCTGAAGCTGGGTTACTTCGGCAACGTCACGCACGCACCCGCCCTGGTGGGCGTCAAGAAGGGATTCCTCGCGGATGCCCTGGGCGGCACCAAGCTCAGCACCGAGACCTTCAACGCCGGACCGGCTGCCATCGAAGCCCTCAACGCCGGTGCCATCGACGCCGCCTACATCGGCCCAAACCCCGCCATCAACTCCTTCGCCAAGAGCCAGGGCCAGTCCGTGCGCGTGATCGCAGGAGCCGCGGCGGGCGGCGCACAATTGGTGGTCAAGCCCGGCATCACCTCCGCGGCTGACCTTCGGGGCAAGACCCTGGCGACGCCGCAGCTGGGCGGGACCCAGGACGTGGCCCTGCGCGCCTGGCTCGCCAAGCAGGGGTATAAGACCAACGTGGACGGGAGTGGCGACGTCGCCATCAACCCCACGGACAACGCCCAGACCCTGAAGCTGTTCCAGGACGGAAAGCTCGACGGCGCGTGGCTGCCTGAGCCGTGGGCCTCGCGTTTGGTGCTCCAGGCCGGAGCCAAGGTGCTGGTGGACGAAAAGGACCTGTGGGACGGCTCTGCCACCGGAAAGCCGGGGGAGTTCCCCACGACCGTCCTGATCGTGAACCAGAAGTTCGCCGCCGACCACCCGGACACCGTCAGGGCGCTGCTGGCCGGGCACGCCAAGTCGGTCGCGTGGCTGAATGCGGCGCCGGCCGACGAGAAGGCCGCGCTGATCAATGAGGCCCTGCAGGAATCCGCCGGGGCGGCTCTGCCGGCTGATGTGCTGAACCGCTCCCTCGCCAACATCACCTTCACCCTCGACCCGCTGGCCGGCAGCTACCCCAAGCTGCTGCAGGACGGCATCGACGCCGGCACCACCAAGAAGGCTGACATCAACGGCCTGTTCGACCTCAGCGCGCTGAACCAGGTCACCGGCGGCGGCAAGATTTCCGCGGCCGGCCTCGGCCAGGACTGA
- a CDS encoding RtcB family protein produces METISPKLLNWASILDDKTREQAVMTASLPFIYPHLALMPDAHLGKGATVGSVIPTLRTIIPAAVGVDIGCGMIAVRTQYSVRELPKDRKSLREAIERVIPLSAGHNNKQVLPTAEPRIADLKQRATKAGFNPAQYVARWELQLGSLGSGNHFIEISADEDDGVWLFLHSGSRGVGNRIAQHHIQVARQISRKHQVHLPDPDLAYLDEGTPQFERYIAELRWAQHFALLNREEMMDRVAAEFSRWVGGPVQERERINCHHNFTEQETHYGKSVWVSRKGAIKAALGDPGLIPGSMGTASYVVEGRGNPASLNSSPHGAGREYSRNAARKAFTLEELKRAMKGIEFRASEAFIDEIPAAYKPIDQVMQDAADLATVRHTLRQLVNVKGN; encoded by the coding sequence ATGGAGACCATCAGCCCAAAGCTGCTCAACTGGGCATCCATCCTGGACGACAAGACCCGCGAGCAGGCAGTCATGACCGCAAGCCTGCCTTTCATCTACCCGCACCTGGCGCTGATGCCGGACGCGCACCTGGGCAAGGGCGCCACCGTGGGCTCCGTCATCCCCACGCTGCGAACCATCATCCCGGCAGCAGTGGGCGTTGACATCGGCTGCGGGATGATTGCTGTGCGCACCCAGTACTCCGTGCGGGAGCTGCCGAAGGACCGGAAGAGCCTCCGCGAGGCCATTGAGCGGGTCATACCGCTCTCCGCCGGGCATAACAACAAGCAGGTGCTGCCCACGGCTGAGCCCCGGATTGCTGACCTGAAGCAGCGGGCCACGAAGGCAGGCTTCAACCCGGCCCAGTATGTTGCCAGGTGGGAGCTGCAGCTGGGGTCCCTCGGCTCCGGGAACCATTTCATCGAAATCTCCGCGGATGAGGACGACGGCGTGTGGCTGTTCCTGCATTCGGGCTCGCGCGGCGTCGGCAACAGGATCGCCCAGCACCACATCCAGGTGGCCCGACAGATCAGCCGCAAGCACCAGGTGCACCTGCCGGACCCCGACCTGGCCTACCTGGACGAGGGAACCCCGCAGTTCGAACGGTACATCGCCGAACTGCGCTGGGCCCAGCACTTCGCCCTGCTGAACCGGGAGGAAATGATGGACCGCGTGGCCGCGGAGTTCAGCCGTTGGGTGGGCGGGCCGGTCCAGGAACGCGAACGGATCAACTGCCACCACAACTTCACCGAGCAGGAGACGCACTACGGCAAGTCCGTGTGGGTGTCCCGCAAGGGCGCCATCAAAGCCGCCCTCGGCGATCCCGGGCTGATCCCCGGATCCATGGGAACGGCGTCGTATGTCGTGGAAGGCCGGGGCAACCCGGCGTCGTTGAACTCCTCACCACACGGGGCGGGGCGTGAGTACTCCCGGAACGCAGCCCGGAAGGCCTTCACGCTGGAGGAGCTGAAGCGGGCCATGAAGGGCATTGAGTTCCGCGCCTCGGAGGCCTTCATTGACGAAATCCCAGCCGCGTACAAGCCGATCGACCAGGTCATGCAGGACGCAGCGGACCTGGCGACAGTGCGGCACACGCTGCGGCAGTTGGTCAACGTCAAGGGCAACTGA
- a CDS encoding SRPBCC family protein yields MVNVLTEIVINRPRAEVAEYAANPDNAPKWYVNIHSSQRLSPGPLDTGSMVAFTAKFLGRELKYTYEFVEYVPGEKLVMRTAQGPFPMQTTYTWTDDDGGTRMSLRNSGSPSGFSRLAGLVMEPMIRRENRKDLQKLKSILEGRGQIRL; encoded by the coding sequence ATGGTGAACGTCCTGACCGAGATTGTCATCAACAGGCCGCGCGCAGAAGTGGCGGAGTATGCAGCCAACCCGGACAACGCGCCGAAGTGGTACGTGAACATCCACAGCTCGCAGCGGCTCAGTCCAGGACCGCTGGACACGGGATCCATGGTCGCCTTCACCGCGAAATTCCTGGGCCGGGAGCTCAAGTACACCTACGAGTTCGTTGAATACGTCCCCGGCGAAAAGCTGGTGATGCGGACAGCCCAGGGCCCCTTTCCCATGCAGACCACCTACACCTGGACGGACGACGACGGCGGCACGCGGATGTCGCTGCGCAACAGCGGGAGCCCCTCGGGTTTCTCCCGGCTGGCGGGGCTGGTCATGGAGCCAATGATCCGGCGGGAAAACCGGAAGGACCTGCAGAAGCTCAAGTCGATCCTGGAGGGTCGCGGTCAGATCCGCCTTTAA
- a CDS encoding sulfate adenylyltransferase subunit 1, with the protein MTTISTGSIAEAGSINEALPTTLFRFATAGSVDDGKSTLVGRLLHDSKAILADQLDAVARTSADRGFGGDKGGIDLALLTDGLRAEREQGITIDVAYRYFATDQRSFILADCPGHVQYTKNTVTGASTADAVVVLIDARKGVLEQTRRHLSVLQLLRVAHVIVAVNKIDLVDFSESVFRGIEADVQQVGRELGLGSDGISDLLVIPVSALDGDNVVDRSERTPWYTGPALLEVLETLPAADELESHLESFRFPVQLVVRPQGALAPDAVAAGLDVEAYRDYRAYAGQITEGSVKVGDQVSVLTPGQSPRTTTVVGIDFAGKSLEEAAAPQSVAIRLADEFDVARGDTIAAAGTVREASADLYAALCWLSPKPLREGQKVLVKHGTRTVQALVRSVSGKLDLATFNLEGASSLELNDIGHAQLRLAAPLPLENYLHHRRTGAFLVIDPLDGNTLAAGLVKDHPGDHEDERYSI; encoded by the coding sequence ATGACCACGATTTCGACAGGCTCAATCGCCGAGGCCGGCTCGATCAACGAGGCCCTGCCCACCACGCTCTTCCGCTTCGCCACGGCAGGATCGGTCGACGACGGCAAGTCCACCTTGGTGGGCCGCCTCCTCCACGACTCCAAGGCGATCCTCGCTGACCAGCTCGACGCCGTTGCCCGCACCTCAGCCGATCGCGGCTTCGGCGGCGACAAGGGCGGCATCGACCTTGCCCTGCTGACGGACGGCCTCCGCGCCGAGCGTGAGCAGGGCATCACCATCGACGTGGCCTACCGCTACTTCGCCACCGACCAGCGCAGCTTCATCCTTGCCGATTGCCCCGGGCACGTGCAGTACACCAAGAACACGGTGACGGGCGCGTCCACTGCGGATGCCGTCGTCGTCCTCATTGACGCCCGCAAGGGCGTGCTGGAGCAGACCCGCCGGCACCTGTCCGTGCTGCAGCTGCTCCGTGTGGCGCACGTGATCGTGGCCGTGAACAAGATCGACCTGGTGGACTTCAGCGAATCCGTCTTCCGTGGGATCGAAGCCGATGTGCAGCAGGTGGGCCGCGAACTGGGCCTGGGCTCGGACGGCATCAGCGACCTGCTGGTGATCCCCGTGTCCGCGCTGGACGGCGACAATGTGGTGGACCGCTCGGAGCGGACCCCCTGGTACACCGGCCCCGCGCTGCTGGAGGTCCTGGAGACCCTGCCCGCCGCCGATGAACTCGAAAGCCACCTGGAAAGCTTCCGCTTCCCTGTCCAACTGGTCGTCAGGCCGCAGGGCGCGCTGGCTCCCGACGCCGTGGCCGCCGGCCTGGACGTGGAGGCCTACCGCGACTACCGCGCGTACGCCGGCCAGATCACCGAAGGCTCTGTGAAGGTGGGGGACCAGGTTTCCGTGCTGACCCCCGGCCAATCCCCGCGGACCACCACCGTGGTGGGCATCGACTTCGCCGGCAAGTCCCTGGAGGAAGCTGCCGCGCCGCAGTCCGTGGCCATCCGGCTGGCGGACGAGTTCGACGTCGCCCGCGGTGACACCATCGCCGCCGCAGGCACCGTCCGGGAGGCCTCGGCCGACCTGTACGCTGCCCTGTGCTGGCTGTCCCCGAAGCCGCTCCGCGAGGGCCAGAAGGTCCTGGTCAAGCACGGCACCCGCACGGTCCAGGCACTGGTCCGGAGCGTGTCCGGCAAACTGGATTTGGCCACCTTCAACCTTGAAGGTGCCTCCAGCCTTGAGCTCAACGACATCGGGCACGCGCAGCTCCGGCTTGCCGCCCCGCTGCCGCTGGAGAACTACCTGCACCACCGCCGCACCGGCGCGTTCCTGGTGATCGACCCGCTGGACGGCAACACGCTGGCCGCCGGCCTGGTTAAGGACCACCCTGGCGACCACGAGGACGAGCGCTACAGCATCTAG